The following are encoded in a window of Thermoproteota archaeon genomic DNA:
- a CDS encoding winged helix-turn-helix transcriptional regulator — MSNDPWSNLDKVDQKIIEILNKNARTPSKEIATELRKSGHDVSDRTIRKRIERLEKSGIIKGYKAVLTDVSESNEYEALFMKLKPSKSLDSVKDSIKDFVVKLPNYLFIANLEGDWNILIVMKVEAEDSDPTQKIIEKFSEQVIDYRVSDFDVANVNLLNMSLLLL, encoded by the coding sequence ATGAGTAATGATCCTTGGTCAAATCTAGACAAAGTTGACCAGAAGATTATAGAGATTTTAAACAAGAATGCAAGAACACCTTCAAAAGAAATAGCAACTGAGCTAAGAAAATCAGGTCATGATGTTTCAGATAGAACCATACGGAAAAGAATCGAGAGGCTAGAGAAAAGTGGAATCATCAAAGGTTACAAAGCTGTTCTAACCGATGTATCGGAATCAAATGAATATGAAGCATTGTTTATGAAATTAAAACCATCAAAATCTCTAGATTCAGTAAAAGATTCTATCAAGGATTTTGTAGTAAAATTACCAAACTATTTGTTTATTGCAAATCTAGAAGGCGATTGGAATATTCTTATTGTAATGAAAGTTGAAGCTGAAGATTCAGATCCAACACAAAAAATTATTGAAAAGTTTTCTGAACAGGTAATTGATTATAGAGTAAGTGACTTTGATGTTGCAAATGTCAATTTGCTCAATATGTCATTGTTACTATTGTAA
- a CDS encoding response regulator, with protein sequence MEEKNQEYDLAFTHLRNNQNISAYNLFTNLAESYKKSDEPKSALLYLLAAECKSRQNKDNNEEILMAANLYQNFAKKDKSYSSKSAYLCASKCFLKTGKYSEAKKAFNKSKEISSAQISFMRPVIIIEDSKAITMKLEKYLEKLGYSTFYSFEKGKDGIKKCKELISESQNPIILLDMGLPDIGGDVVASTLLEEQLDLQIIVITADEKTSKRVNKTISSGVASFIQKPFTIEEVKKAIDIAESEY encoded by the coding sequence TTGGAAGAAAAAAATCAGGAATACGATTTAGCTTTTACTCATCTTAGAAATAATCAAAATATTTCAGCCTATAACCTATTTACAAATCTGGCAGAGTCTTACAAAAAATCTGATGAACCAAAATCTGCCCTGTTGTACCTTCTTGCAGCAGAATGTAAATCTCGACAGAACAAAGATAACAATGAAGAAATTTTGATGGCTGCAAATCTTTATCAAAATTTTGCAAAAAAAGACAAGTCATATAGCTCAAAAAGTGCATATCTTTGCGCATCAAAATGCTTTCTTAAAACTGGAAAATATTCTGAGGCAAAAAAAGCATTCAACAAATCTAAAGAAATTTCATCTGCTCAGATAAGCTTTATGCGCCCAGTAATAATTATTGAAGATAGTAAAGCCATCACAATGAAACTAGAAAAATATCTTGAGAAACTAGGTTACTCTACGTTTTATTCATTTGAAAAGGGAAAAGATGGAATCAAAAAATGTAAAGAATTAATCTCTGAATCACAAAATCCAATTATACTTCTTGACATGGGGCTGCCTGATATTGGCGGTGATGTTGTTGCATCTACTCTTTTAGAAGAACAGCTGGATCTTCAAATTATTGTTATCACTGCTGATGAAAAAACCTCAAAGCGAGTTAATAAAACAATCAGTTCTGGTGTTGCATCATTTATACAAAAACCATTTACAATTGAAGAAGTAAAAAAAGCAATTGATATTGCAGAGTCTGAATATTAA
- the sufC gene encoding Fe-S cluster assembly ATPase SufC, giving the protein MAVLEIKDLHVTREGKEILKGVNLKTGPGEVHAIMGPNGSGKSTLAYTLLAHPKYEITSGDILLDGESIKDLSADERAKKGLFLGFQYPTEVSGVGFSHFLRTSYNSLSKALQGENREVFITVREFQKYLKDNLKQVGLKDEFLSRYLNEGFSGGEKKRSEVLQMAVLKPKISILDEPDSGLDIDAVQAVAKAISEVSGKDSTIIVITHYARILKFLKKLDHVHVFARGKVLKSGDASLADELETRGYDWVLEENKETA; this is encoded by the coding sequence ATGGCAGTACTTGAAATCAAGGATCTTCATGTGACTAGAGAAGGAAAGGAGATTCTCAAGGGAGTGAATCTGAAAACAGGTCCAGGTGAGGTTCATGCCATTATGGGGCCAAATGGTTCTGGTAAGAGTACTTTGGCATATACATTACTTGCACATCCAAAATATGAAATCACATCTGGAGACATATTACTTGATGGAGAAAGCATTAAAGATCTTAGTGCTGATGAGCGAGCAAAAAAAGGATTATTCTTAGGATTCCAATATCCAACTGAAGTATCAGGAGTAGGTTTTTCGCATTTTCTTAGAACATCTTACAATTCTCTAAGTAAAGCCCTTCAAGGGGAAAATAGAGAAGTATTCATCACAGTGAGAGAATTTCAAAAGTATCTCAAGGACAATCTTAAACAAGTAGGATTGAAGGATGAATTTTTATCAAGATATCTTAACGAAGGATTTTCAGGTGGAGAGAAAAAACGCTCAGAGGTTTTACAGATGGCTGTTTTAAAACCAAAGATTTCAATTCTTGATGAACCAGATTCAGGATTAGATATCGATGCAGTTCAAGCAGTTGCAAAAGCAATTAGTGAAGTATCTGGAAAGGATTCAACCATCATAGTAATTACCCATTATGCACGCATTTTGAAATTTTTGAAAAAATTAGATCATGTTCATGTTTTTGCTAGAGGTAAAGTTCTAAAAAGTGGGGATGCATCCCTTGCAGATGAATTAGAAACAAGGGGTTATGATTGGGTTTTAGAAGAAAATAAAGAAACAGCATAA
- a CDS encoding DUF1802 family protein, producing the protein MESLKEWATVVTALESGKQTVLLRKGGILETASGFNVEAKKFLLFPTFEHQETHHIKPEFHKLLNQIKENKPREGHNRITSYAEVLGEADVSDNEKVKALSEFHIWSDSYIQERRNWKPEKPLKAVFLKVYRIPQREIPLKSEYQGCKSWININEEIQNGQPVLPESEINSKLEKFTEITK; encoded by the coding sequence TTGGAATCACTAAAAGAATGGGCAACGGTTGTTACTGCACTAGAGTCAGGAAAGCAGACAGTTTTGTTGCGTAAAGGTGGAATTTTAGAAACAGCATCAGGATTCAATGTTGAGGCAAAGAAATTTCTTTTATTTCCAACATTTGAACATCAAGAGACACATCATATCAAACCTGAATTTCATAAATTACTAAACCAGATAAAAGAGAATAAACCAAGAGAAGGACATAACAGAATTACATCATATGCAGAGGTATTAGGAGAAGCAGATGTATCAGATAATGAAAAAGTGAAAGCATTATCTGAATTTCACATCTGGAGTGATTCGTATATTCAGGAAAGAAGAAACTGGAAACCAGAAAAACCACTAAAAGCAGTATTTCTCAAAGTTTATCGAATTCCCCAAAGAGAGATTCCATTAAAATCAGAATATCAGGGTTGCAAATCTTGGATAAACATAAATGAAGAAATTCAAAATGGTCAACCAGTGCTTCCAGAATCAGAGATTAACTCAAAATTAGAAAAGTTCACGGAGATTACAAAATGA
- a CDS encoding translation initiation factor IF-5A, protein MSKPADLGSLKIGSYILLPVSDQPSGEPCRIVEYDTSKPGKHGAAKARIVGVGIFDDQKRPHVGPVSMQVHVPLIDKRTGQIISITGDIIQIMDSETFETIDVTLIDDEVKGKLENGQNVEYWKVMDKTKIMRVKS, encoded by the coding sequence ATGAGCAAGCCAGCAGATTTGGGTTCATTAAAGATCGGTTCTTACATTTTACTACCTGTATCTGATCAACCATCAGGTGAACCATGTAGAATCGTAGAGTATGATACCAGTAAACCTGGAAAACATGGAGCAGCAAAAGCAAGAATTGTAGGTGTTGGAATTTTTGATGACCAAAAAAGGCCCCATGTAGGACCTGTTAGCATGCAAGTTCACGTTCCTTTGATTGACAAAAGAACTGGACAAATTATCTCCATTACTGGAGACATTATCCAAATAATGGATTCTGAAACCTTCGAGACAATAGACGTCACCCTGATTGATGATGAAGTCAAGGGTAAGCTAGAGAATGGACAAAACGTAGAATACTGGAAGGTTATGGATAAAACCAAAATAATGCGTGTAAAGAGTTAA
- a CDS encoding aldo/keto reductase produces the protein MKYKKLGKSGIEVSEIGFGAWTIALNWWGKEIHEDEAAKMLKRAYDLGINFFETADMYGKGKSETLIGKYLKDVRKEIIISTKYGYDFEGVEQIGHSELPQSFAPDFTNKALRNSLERLQTNYVDVYGLHNPKLNHIRDDTIFQTLDKLIEEQKINTYQIALGPAIGWTQEGIEAMDRTNVSAVQTVYNILEQTPGNELFDMATQKDVGILVRVPDASGILTGKVNAETKIDEKDHRSVRKGEWIKSALQKVEQLRPIAQRNDLTITELAIKFILSKKGFASVFPTVISVEEIESFAAMSDGNYINQTDMKEIEELFNSWPAYELKATTQAA, from the coding sequence ATGAAATACAAAAAGCTAGGCAAGAGTGGAATCGAGGTATCTGAGATAGGATTTGGGGCATGGACAATAGCCCTGAATTGGTGGGGAAAAGAAATTCACGAAGACGAAGCAGCAAAGATGCTAAAGCGAGCATATGATTTAGGAATTAACTTTTTTGAAACAGCAGATATGTACGGAAAAGGAAAAAGTGAAACTTTAATCGGCAAATATCTCAAAGATGTAAGAAAGGAAATCATCATATCGACAAAGTATGGATATGACTTTGAAGGAGTAGAGCAAATTGGACATAGTGAGCTTCCACAGAGCTTTGCCCCAGATTTTACCAACAAAGCATTAAGAAATAGTTTAGAGAGACTTCAAACGAACTATGTAGATGTGTATGGTCTACACAATCCAAAACTAAACCACATCAGAGACGATACAATATTTCAAACTCTTGATAAATTAATTGAAGAGCAAAAGATCAACACATATCAGATTGCATTAGGACCTGCCATTGGCTGGACACAAGAAGGAATTGAGGCAATGGATAGAACAAATGTTAGCGCAGTGCAAACAGTATACAACATACTGGAACAAACACCAGGAAATGAGCTGTTTGATATGGCAACACAAAAGGATGTAGGAATACTGGTAAGAGTTCCTGATGCATCTGGAATTCTTACAGGAAAAGTTAATGCAGAAACTAAGATTGATGAAAAAGATCATCGCTCTGTAAGAAAAGGAGAATGGATAAAGTCAGCACTACAAAAAGTGGAGCAGTTACGCCCAATAGCACAACGAAACGACCTAACCATCACAGAGCTTGCAATTAAATTCATTTTATCAAAGAAAGGATTTGCATCAGTGTTTCCAACAGTAATTAGTGTTGAAGAGATTGAAAGTTTTGCAGCCATGTCAGATGGCAACTATATCAACCAAACAGACATGAAAGAGATTGAGGAATTGTTTAACTCATGGCCTGCATATGAGCTTAAAGCAACCACGCAGGCTGCATGA
- a CDS encoding chromosome segregation protein ScpA: MSEEESRAGISQAPVNILFNPATISKKDVWEIDLIQILDILIRILQKSGKKDLRIAGMAALSSSLIYRMKVESIFALQRAAMEKKPMTQRTDVDIQLIDIPYRHESTYPVTLDELLDLLENLIGSIANPRSKKGSQMNFEPLEAPDFKDYFISLENIIGKYEDLIVRKIRNTGHGMLQAIVADLESIDAIRCFFAILFLARDKKIDLEQVEDDIKIILIEENLTT, from the coding sequence GTGAGCGAAGAAGAATCAAGAGCAGGTATTTCGCAAGCTCCTGTAAATATTCTGTTTAATCCAGCTACCATATCCAAAAAGGATGTTTGGGAGATTGATTTAATTCAGATATTAGATATTTTAATTCGAATTTTACAAAAGAGTGGTAAAAAAGATCTTAGGATTGCTGGCATGGCAGCATTGTCATCCTCTTTAATCTATAGAATGAAAGTTGAAAGTATTTTTGCTCTGCAACGAGCTGCAATGGAAAAGAAACCTATGACTCAACGAACTGATGTAGATATTCAATTAATTGACATTCCCTATAGACATGAATCAACATATCCTGTAACACTTGACGAGTTGTTAGATCTTCTTGAAAACTTGATTGGGTCAATCGCAAACCCAAGATCTAAGAAAGGAAGTCAGATGAATTTTGAGCCTCTAGAAGCTCCAGACTTTAAGGATTATTTTATTTCGCTTGAAAACATCATAGGAAAATATGAAGATTTGATAGTAAGAAAAATTAGAAACACAGGTCATGGAATGTTACAAGCAATAGTAGCAGATTTGGAGTCAATAGATGCCATTAGATGCTTTTTTGCAATACTATTTTTGGCAAGAGATAAGAAGATAGATCTTGAGCAAGTTGAAGACGATATCAAAATAATACTCATTGAGGAGAACTTAACAACGTGA
- a CDS encoding diphthine--ammonia ligase, with the protein MRLAALFSGGKDSTYSIYQATSEGHEVVCLVTVFPKSEESMLLHHPNIEVTKLLSTSMRIPQVYVTSDSNDTANEVNSIFQILKKAKIDFQIEGLVHGGISSVFQKKNFENLCKKLDLKLFSPVWNLNPHSYMKQLLEKGFCFMITSVTSEGLDDSWLGKIIDPADIENLSELSKKHGFNLNFEGGEAETLVVDCPLYSYPLEITNFKKIWDGYRGKLEIIESKLDYSKKNV; encoded by the coding sequence ATGAGACTTGCAGCACTTTTTTCTGGAGGTAAGGATAGCACATATTCTATCTACCAAGCTACCTCCGAAGGTCATGAAGTGGTTTGTCTTGTTACAGTATTTCCAAAATCAGAAGAAAGTATGCTTTTACATCATCCAAATATCGAAGTGACAAAATTACTTTCTACCTCAATGAGAATCCCTCAAGTGTATGTGACTTCAGATTCCAATGATACAGCTAATGAAGTTAATTCTATTTTTCAAATTCTAAAAAAAGCAAAAATTGATTTTCAAATAGAGGGACTAGTACATGGTGGAATTTCTAGTGTATTTCAAAAGAAAAACTTTGAAAATTTATGTAAAAAACTAGATCTCAAACTCTTTTCTCCAGTTTGGAATCTTAATCCTCATTCATATATGAAACAACTTTTAGAGAAAGGATTTTGTTTTATGATTACTAGTGTTACTTCTGAGGGATTAGACGATTCATGGTTAGGCAAGATTATCGACCCTGCAGATATTGAAAACTTATCCGAGTTATCAAAAAAACATGGATTCAATCTTAATTTTGAGGGAGGCGAGGCTGAAACACTAGTTGTAGATTGCCCTTTGTATTCATATCCATTGGAGATAACAAATTTTAAAAAAATATGGGATGGTTACCGTGGAAAACTTGAGATTATAGAGTCAAAATTAGATTATAGCAAAAAAAATGTGTAA
- a CDS encoding zinc-binding alcohol dehydrogenase: MKAARIVEPEKPLQISELEAPKPQGSEVIVKVKAAGVCHSDLHLWEGGYDLGDGVFLKVTDRGVKYPVTPGHEVVGSVLEIGPDVKGVKVGDNVLVYPWLGCGQCVACKAGNENLCDTPKSIGLFQDGGYAEIVKVPHYKYLADITGLDPDGATSLACAGLTAFTAVKKANSNSPEFIVIIGAGGLGLMGIQIAKAVTKAKVICVDLDDKKLQTAKEMGADFVVNSNVIGSVTTGSGNAAQKIISLCNNKGADSVIDFVNAPQTAKTGLAVLRKRGNLILVGLFGGSMELSLVTIPLKAITIQGAYTGNYASMVELIELAKKGVINPKITERYALDDANTALENLKARKINGRAVINP, encoded by the coding sequence TTGAAAGCCGCTCGTATCGTTGAACCTGAAAAGCCTTTACAAATATCTGAATTAGAAGCACCTAAACCTCAAGGCAGTGAAGTCATTGTAAAAGTAAAAGCTGCAGGCGTTTGTCATAGTGACTTGCATCTTTGGGAAGGTGGCTATGATTTAGGCGATGGAGTTTTTCTCAAAGTTACTGATAGGGGAGTAAAATACCCTGTTACTCCAGGTCACGAAGTTGTTGGTAGTGTATTAGAAATTGGTCCTGATGTAAAAGGCGTCAAGGTGGGAGATAACGTACTTGTTTATCCTTGGCTGGGATGTGGTCAATGCGTTGCGTGTAAAGCAGGCAATGAAAATCTCTGCGACACACCAAAATCTATAGGCCTATTCCAAGATGGCGGCTATGCAGAAATTGTCAAAGTTCCACATTACAAATATTTGGCTGATATCACTGGCCTAGATCCAGATGGTGCTACATCTCTTGCATGTGCAGGACTTACAGCTTTTACTGCAGTAAAAAAAGCAAATTCAAACTCTCCAGAGTTTATTGTAATAATCGGAGCCGGTGGATTAGGATTAATGGGAATTCAAATTGCTAAAGCAGTAACAAAAGCAAAAGTGATCTGTGTTGACTTGGATGATAAAAAATTACAAACTGCAAAAGAAATGGGTGCTGATTTTGTTGTAAACTCTAATGTAATTGGTTCTGTTACAACTGGTTCTGGTAATGCTGCACAAAAAATCATTTCATTATGTAATAACAAAGGGGCAGACAGTGTTATTGATTTTGTTAACGCTCCTCAAACTGCAAAGACTGGCTTAGCAGTACTTCGAAAACGAGGTAATTTGATACTAGTTGGACTTTTTGGTGGATCTATGGAATTATCACTTGTTACCATTCCGCTTAAAGCAATAACAATTCAAGGTGCATATACTGGAAATTACGCTAGCATGGTAGAACTAATTGAACTTGCAAAAAAAGGTGTTATCAATCCAAAAATAACTGAACGTTATGCTTTAGACGATGCAAATACCGCCCTTGAAAATCTTAAAGCACGGAAAATTAATGGACGTGCGGTAATTAACCCCTGA
- a CDS encoding 30S ribosomal protein S8e has protein sequence MRKSIENLATSKLTGGRRHPLRIRRKYEIDRYPNEALTGAQVTVTRHVRGKNRKTALKTIDFVNLSTGDAKVKKSKILKVLENSTNNDYQRRGVITKGAILETEAGKCRVVSRPGQDGVVNAILIK, from the coding sequence GTGAGAAAATCAATAGAAAATTTAGCAACCAGTAAGCTAACAGGTGGAAGAAGACATCCTCTCAGAATTAGAAGAAAATATGAGATTGACAGATATCCTAACGAAGCTCTTACAGGTGCACAAGTTACGGTTACAAGACACGTTCGCGGAAAAAATAGGAAAACAGCATTAAAGACAATTGATTTTGTAAATTTATCAACAGGAGATGCCAAAGTAAAAAAATCAAAAATTCTAAAAGTATTAGAAAATTCAACAAACAATGATTATCAAAGACGTGGTGTCATCACGAAAGGTGCAATACTTGAAACAGAAGCAGGTAAATGTAGAGTTGTTTCAAGACCCGGACAAGATGGCGTAGTAAATGCAATTCTCATAAAGTGA
- a CDS encoding chlorite dismutase codes for MEEGQDKQYFFDFCFFKVDPKWRWMADLAKEESAREVENVIRNSGIKFRTYSTLGLRDDAEFLIWFAAESVEEIQNVISKLYLTVFGKYIVSSRTYLSCTRPSLYAKKGLTLSFVAGNQPKKYAVVYPFTKTREWYLLTEQQRQKMMDEHISVGQKYPQVVLNTTYSFGIHDEDFMLAFECDDLRDFQNLIMDLRQTQVSKYVQVDTPMIVCVKKDIISLISSLG; via the coding sequence ATGGAAGAGGGTCAAGATAAGCAATACTTTTTTGACTTTTGTTTCTTCAAAGTTGATCCAAAATGGAGATGGATGGCAGACCTTGCAAAAGAAGAATCCGCCAGAGAAGTAGAAAACGTAATTAGAAACTCTGGAATAAAATTTAGAACCTATTCAACTCTAGGATTACGTGACGATGCTGAATTTCTAATTTGGTTTGCAGCAGAATCAGTTGAGGAAATTCAGAATGTAATTTCTAAATTGTATCTAACAGTGTTTGGAAAGTATATTGTTTCTTCAAGAACTTATTTGTCATGTACTAGGCCGTCGTTATATGCAAAAAAGGGGTTAACATTATCATTTGTTGCAGGCAATCAACCAAAAAAATATGCTGTAGTTTATCCATTTACAAAGACCAGAGAATGGTACCTACTTACTGAGCAACAAAGGCAAAAGATGATGGATGAGCATATTTCAGTAGGTCAAAAATATCCCCAAGTAGTTCTGAATACTACATATTCATTCGGTATACATGATGAGGATTTCATGTTAGCATTTGAATGTGATGATTTACGAGACTTTCAGAATTTAATTATGGATTTACGACAAACACAAGTTTCAAAATATGTGCAGGTCGATACTCCCATGATTGTTTGTGTTAAAAAAGATATTATTTCCCTGATATCCAGCTTAGGATAG
- a CDS encoding transcription factor IIB: MNTLETQCCPECESSLVDDSQNGELICSGCGIVVADQIADYGPEAIGSSLEDKMKLARATGQTTYSQHDLGITTEISISSKDFSGKSINSEVANQMHNLRKWQQRVRVSSPRERRLANVLTKIGEACQGLSLSKNVQETASMIYRNLDGQIEVKGKSVASISVATIYMACKQCDVVRSLEEICRGICQPKDVKAKTKLAARYYRTMVMEMGSKTAPVVTMDKYISKIANLTKTEVRVERLALEIAEKTKNNNLADGKAPNGIAAAYLYVASILLGQNVLQRDVSSIAGVTEVTIRNRCKEILTSYKLKIALRPSLAKK, from the coding sequence ATGAATACATTAGAAACACAATGCTGTCCTGAATGTGAATCATCATTAGTTGATGACAGTCAGAACGGTGAATTGATTTGTTCTGGTTGCGGAATTGTCGTAGCAGATCAAATCGCAGATTATGGCCCAGAAGCAATAGGTTCAAGTCTTGAAGACAAAATGAAGTTAGCAAGAGCTACAGGACAGACAACATATTCCCAACATGATTTGGGAATTACAACAGAAATTTCCATTAGTTCAAAAGACTTTAGTGGAAAATCTATCAATTCCGAAGTTGCTAACCAAATGCACAATCTACGCAAATGGCAACAAAGAGTACGAGTATCATCTCCAAGAGAAAGACGACTTGCAAATGTTTTAACAAAAATTGGTGAAGCATGTCAAGGTCTGTCTTTGTCTAAAAATGTTCAAGAGACGGCATCTATGATTTACAGAAATCTAGATGGTCAAATAGAAGTCAAAGGAAAGTCAGTAGCAAGCATTTCAGTTGCTACTATTTACATGGCATGTAAACAATGCGATGTAGTTAGATCTCTTGAAGAGATATGCAGAGGTATTTGTCAGCCAAAAGACGTAAAAGCTAAAACAAAACTTGCAGCAAGATATTACAGAACCATGGTAATGGAGATGGGTTCCAAAACAGCTCCAGTAGTTACTATGGACAAGTACATCTCAAAAATTGCTAACCTAACAAAAACAGAAGTTCGTGTAGAAAGATTAGCACTTGAGATTGCTGAAAAAACCAAGAATAACAACCTAGCAGATGGAAAAGCACCAAATGGAATTGCAGCAGCGTATCTGTATGTTGCATCAATATTACTTGGACAAAATGTACTACAGCGTGATGTATCAAGCATTGCTGGAGTAACCGAAGTAACCATTCGAAATAGGTGCAAAGAGATTCTAACTAGCTATAAGCTAAAAATCGCTCTAAGACCATCACTGGCCAAAAAATAA
- a CDS encoding SMC-Scp complex subunit ScpB, producing MDKVENEDEATARIEAALYSAGRPLRIEEIIRASGTESRTKTLDILEKIMKKTKSAFKAIEVVTLPDGSYVFQLKPEFSNVVRRYASKPILPKATLKTLSYIAYMQPISSKQLVETRGSGVYSHLKELRQLDFIAHQNVGRLKIFTTTEKFQKYFGIHGDADTLKEKLFKKVRRTSQMTIKPQEITSQV from the coding sequence ATGGACAAGGTTGAAAACGAAGATGAGGCAACTGCAAGAATTGAGGCAGCCCTATATTCAGCAGGAAGACCTCTCAGGATTGAAGAAATTATCAGAGCTTCAGGTACAGAATCAAGAACAAAAACCCTAGATATTCTGGAAAAAATTATGAAAAAGACCAAATCAGCTTTCAAAGCAATAGAGGTAGTCACTCTTCCAGATGGATCATATGTTTTTCAACTAAAACCAGAGTTTAGTAATGTTGTTAGAAGATATGCATCAAAACCAATTTTGCCAAAAGCCACTCTAAAGACATTATCATATATTGCATACATGCAACCAATTTCATCAAAGCAATTAGTAGAGACAAGAGGTTCGGGGGTGTATTCACATCTGAAAGAATTAAGACAGTTAGATTTTATTGCACACCAAAATGTCGGAAGATTAAAAATTTTTACAACCACTGAAAAATTCCAAAAATATTTTGGAATTCATGGAGATGCAGATACTCTAAAAGAAAAACTATTCAAAAAAGTAAGAAGAACATCCCAAATGACAATAAAACCCCAAGAAATTACATCCCAAGTGTAA
- a CDS encoding Lrp/AsnC family transcriptional regulator, translating into MDDLDKEILNEIQWTFPLVSQPYHEIAKKFNVSPDVIKERLKNLKKIGVLRQLSAIFDTRRLGYKSSLVAMEIEPDKLEYVANQINRHPGVSHNYERNHQFNLWFTLAVPPGSDLKTEVDKFKKIPGILKVRMLPTIQLFKIGVKLDMVEEKKHDIKPSEEKKKIRDVKFDPTEEDKEFIRQLQKDLEIVDRPFLKPATSLGLTEDQVFEKLRYYEDIGVMRRYAAILRHRDVGFTANGMIVWKVPDERIKNVGELLGAFPQVSHCYQRPVYPDWPYNVFSMIHCKSEDEANEMAKTIENQIDVHEYRILFSSREFKKTRVEYFVEHEFSIEEITA; encoded by the coding sequence ATGGATGATTTAGATAAAGAAATTTTAAATGAAATTCAATGGACATTTCCATTAGTTTCTCAACCTTATCATGAAATTGCCAAAAAATTCAATGTCTCACCTGATGTGATAAAAGAACGACTGAAAAATCTAAAAAAAATTGGTGTCTTGCGACAACTAAGTGCAATTTTTGACACTCGTAGATTAGGATACAAAAGCTCCCTTGTTGCGATGGAGATTGAGCCTGACAAATTAGAGTATGTGGCCAATCAAATTAACCGCCATCCTGGTGTGAGTCATAATTATGAAAGAAACCATCAGTTCAATCTCTGGTTTACATTAGCTGTTCCTCCTGGTTCTGATCTTAAAACCGAAGTTGATAAATTCAAAAAAATTCCCGGCATTCTAAAAGTAAGAATGCTTCCAACAATTCAGCTCTTTAAGATTGGTGTTAAACTTGACATGGTTGAAGAAAAAAAACACGACATAAAACCGTCTGAGGAAAAAAAGAAGATTCGTGATGTCAAATTTGATCCGACCGAAGAAGACAAAGAATTCATACGACAACTACAAAAAGATCTTGAGATAGTAGATCGTCCATTTCTAAAACCTGCAACATCATTAGGATTAACAGAAGATCAGGTGTTTGAAAAATTACGTTATTATGAAGACATTGGGGTAATGCGTCGCTATGCTGCAATTTTACGACATCGTGATGTTGGGTTTACTGCAAATGGTATGATAGTGTGGAAAGTTCCAGATGAAAGAATAAAAAATGTTGGTGAATTACTAGGCGCATTCCCACAAGTGAGTCATTGCTATCAAAGACCTGTATACCCTGATTGGCCTTACAATGTTTTTTCAATGATTCACTGTAAATCAGAAGATGAGGCAAATGAAATGGCAAAAACGATAGAAAATCAGATTGATGTTCATGAATATAGGATATTATTTAGTTCACGTGAATTCAAAAAAACGCGTGTAGAGTATTTTGTTGAGCACGAATTTTCCATAGAAGAAATTACAGCATAA